One window of the candidate division WOR-3 bacterium genome contains the following:
- the menC gene encoding o-succinylbenzoate synthase: MKIKKITLYKVAVPMITSFTTSFGTITNKPTVIVKAETNEGLIGYGESAALPFPFYKPETTDTCMLVLKNYIAPLILNKEFKYIEDLMNLLKQIKNNNFAKTGLETAVWMIISLKENKPLKELLGGNKDKIAVGESIGIKKTIEETLDEVALRKFQGFQRIKIKIQPGWDIKVVEMIRKKFGDIPLMVDANSAYTLADVKIFKQLDNYNLMMIEQPLGDDDIVDHSILQKQIKTPICLDESILSVEDARKAIYLGACKIINIKPGRVGGLLESKRIHDLCQKNNIGVWCGGMLETGVGRAFNIAISSLPNYIYPADMSPVNFFYKDDLVKDSFYVDKSGYVKVPEKPGLGFEIDEKKIKKYTLEKIVLN, encoded by the coding sequence ATGAAAATAAAAAAAATTACTTTATACAAAGTAGCTGTTCCTATGATTACTTCTTTTACTACCAGTTTCGGTACCATCACCAATAAACCTACTGTTATTGTCAAAGCAGAAACTAATGAAGGTCTTATTGGCTATGGAGAGTCAGCAGCCCTACCCTTTCCTTTTTACAAACCAGAAACTACTGATACTTGCATGCTCGTTTTAAAAAATTACATTGCGCCTTTAATCTTAAACAAAGAATTTAAATACATTGAGGATTTAATGAATCTTTTAAAACAAATTAAAAACAACAATTTTGCCAAAACTGGATTGGAAACAGCAGTGTGGATGATAATCTCTTTAAAAGAAAATAAGCCTTTAAAAGAATTACTAGGTGGAAATAAAGATAAAATTGCCGTTGGGGAAAGCATTGGAATAAAAAAGACAATTGAGGAAACTTTGGATGAAGTAGCCTTGAGAAAATTTCAAGGGTTTCAGCGAATAAAAATAAAAATTCAACCAGGATGGGACATTAAAGTAGTTGAGATGATAAGAAAGAAATTTGGCGATATTCCCCTTATGGTTGATGCTAATTCAGCCTATACCCTTGCCGATGTTAAAATTTTTAAACAACTAGATAATTATAATCTTATGATGATCGAACAACCATTAGGAGATGATGATATTGTTGATCACTCCATTCTACAAAAACAAATAAAAACACCTATATGTTTAGATGAAAGTATTTTATCAGTTGAAGACGCCAGAAAAGCAATTTATTTGGGAGCTTGTAAAATAATAAATATTAAGCCCGGCAGAGTTGGTGGTCTTTTGGAAAGTAAAAGAATTCATGATCTTTGTCAAAAAAATAACATAGGTGTTTGGTGTGGAGGGATGCTAGAAACTGGAGTAGGAAGAGCATTTAATATTGCTATTTCTTCACTACCAAACTACATATATCCGGCTGATATGTCTCCAGTTAATTTCTTTTACAAAGATGATTTGGTAAAAGATAGTTTTTATGTAGATAAATCTGGTTATGTTAAAGTTCCTGAAAAACCAGGACTTGGTTTTGAAATCGATGAAAAAAAAATTAAAAAATACACTCTTGAAAAAATTGTTCTTAATTGA
- a CDS encoding aminotransferase class I/II-fold pyridoxal phosphate-dependent enzyme produces the protein MGSNIESKTGYVTTSQIKEYQGEYGPIIDLGLGTSPIGPAKELEEPLRQRNPFYELAKYPTDPLHVHTRELLLAGIGIEGLTYESVIFDGNGSYGAGDEVVRFLAKKGCRQILAPVYSFPNVAQWAHRHCVDYIPIHSSNNLDPLSSIYQILKLGKELENTIVYLDYPNNPFGIVDPDLMRKLVVHVVQNGGVPLIDLAFGEVLGEEFKEAIQFVVNNGGIALGSLSKTQGLPGLRTGYAILSKKFTTDGYNGGERLVFGINGEAEFVYNQLFFPDNQGNCLAKIHAQRVAKYNRQTNLILYQMLKNLGLQVLPTDLRTQIQVIHAENLPDFYQRLRRVGIITESLADYQITLGGRMGYKNSAVRMLTPGTGQLDEVIKRIQIALAL, from the coding sequence ATGGGGTCAAATATAGAATCAAAAACAGGATATGTTACAACATCTCAAATAAAAGAATATCAAGGTGAATATGGTCCAATAATCGATCTTGGATTAGGAACTAGCCCAATTGGTCCAGCTAAAGAACTTGAAGAACCTTTAAGACAACGTAATCCTTTTTATGAATTAGCAAAATATCCCACCGATCCTCTTCACGTTCATACTCGCGAACTTTTGCTTGCTGGTATTGGTATTGAAGGATTAACTTATGAGTCTGTAATATTTGATGGTAATGGAAGTTATGGGGCAGGCGATGAGGTAGTTAGGTTTTTAGCTAAGAAGGGTTGTCGCCAAATATTAGCTCCGGTCTATTCGTTTCCAAATGTGGCTCAATGGGCACACCGACATTGTGTAGATTATATCCCTATTCATTCTTCTAATAACTTAGATCCTTTATCATCAATTTATCAAATACTAAAATTAGGCAAAGAATTAGAGAATACCATTGTCTATTTAGATTATCCTAATAATCCATTTGGTATTGTTGACCCTGATTTAATGCGAAAGCTTGTTGTCCATGTGGTTCAAAACGGTGGCGTCCCTTTAATTGATTTAGCTTTCGGTGAGGTTTTAGGTGAGGAATTTAAAGAGGCAATTCAATTTGTAGTTAATAATGGTGGAATTGCTTTAGGCTCGTTATCAAAAACCCAAGGATTACCAGGATTAAGAACTGGCTACGCGATTTTATCTAAAAAATTTACCACTGATGGTTATAACGGAGGAGAAAGATTAGTTTTTGGAATAAATGGCGAAGCTGAATTTGTTTATAATCAACTTTTTTTTCCTGACAATCAAGGCAATTGTTTGGCAAAAATCCATGCTCAAAGAGTGGCTAAATATAACCGACAAACAAATTTAATTTTGTATCAAATGTTAAAGAATCTTGGATTGCAGGTATTACCAACAGATCTAAGAACCCAAATTCAAGTAATTCACGCTGAGAATCTACCTGATTTTTATCAAAGACTAAGGCGTGTTGGTATTATCACTGAAAGCTTAGCCGATTACCAAATCACTTTAGGAGGACGAATGGGTTATAAGAATTCAGCAGTAAGAATGCTCACACCAGGAACGGGTCAATTAGATGAGGTAATTAAAAGAATTCAAATAGCGCTAGCTTTATAA